A window of the Eschrichtius robustus isolate mEscRob2 chromosome 5, mEscRob2.pri, whole genome shotgun sequence genome harbors these coding sequences:
- the PLCD4 gene encoding 1-phosphatidylinositol 4,5-bisphosphate phosphodiesterase delta-4 isoform X3, which produces MASLLQGRLPVNQDLLLMQKGTLMRKVRSKSWKKLRYFRLQDDGMTVWHARQAGGRAKPSFSISDVDTVREGHESELLRNLAEEFPLEQGFTIVFHGRRSNLDLVANSVEEAQIWMQGLQLLVDFVTSMDQQERLDQPGWLSDWFQHGDKNQDGRMTFGEVQRLLHLMNVEMDQDHAFQLFQRADASQSGTLEGEEFVEFYKSLTQRPEVQELFEKFSSDGQKLTLLEFVDFLQEEQKEGERASDLALELIDCYEPSDSGKLRHVLSMDGFLSYLYSKDGDIFNPTCLPIYQDMTQPLNQYYISSSHNTYLVGDQLCGQSSVEGYIRALKRGCRCVEVDIWDGPSGEPIVYHGHTLTSRIPFKDVVAAIGQYAFQTSDYPVILSLENHCSWEQQEIIARHLTEILGNQLLSTTLDGHLPTQLPSPEELRRKILVKGKKLKTLEEDLEEEEEEPESELEEAELQLEAQMESEPQELSPRSKDKRKKSKPILCPSLSALVVYLKAVTFYSFTHSREHYRFYETSSFSEAKAKSLIKEAGNEFVLHNTWQLSRVYPSGLRTDSSNYNPQEFWNAGCQMVALNMQTAGLEMDLCDGLFRQNAGSGYVLKPDFLRDAQSSFHPERPISPFKAQTLLIQVISGQQLPKVDKTKEESIVDPLVRVEIFGVRPDTSRQETSYVENNGFNPYWGQTLCFRVLVPELALLRFVVKDYDWKSRNDFIGQYTLPWNCMQQGDTDSSPGQGRSHMPRSN; this is translated from the exons ATGGCGTCCCTGCTGCAAGGCC GGCTGCCTGTTAATCAAGACCTGCTGCTGATGCAGAAAGGCACGCTGATGCGCAAGGTGAGGTCCAAAAGCTGGAAGAAGCTAAGATACTTCAGACTTCAGGACGATGGCATGACAGTCTGGCATGCCCGGCAGGCCGGAGGCAGGGCCAAGCCCAGCT TCTCAATATCCGATGTGGACACAGTGCGTGAGGGCCACGAGTCTGAGTTGCTGCGAAACCTGGCAGAGGAGTTCCCCCTGGAGCAGGGCTTCACCATCGTCTTCCATGGCCGCCGCTCCAACTTGGACCTGGTGGCCAACAGTGTCGAGGAGGCCCAGATCTGGATGCAGGGGCTCCAGCTGTTGGTGGACTTTGTCACCAGCATGGACCAACAGGAGCGGCTGGACCA ACCTGGATGGCTGAGTGATTGGTTCCAGCACGGAGACAAAAACCAGGATGGTCGGATGACTTTCGGAGAAGTCCAGCGGTTACTGCACCTGATGAATGTGGAAATGGACCAAGACCATGCCTTCCAGCTTTTCCAG AGAGCAGATGCATCCCAGTCTGGGACTCTGGAGGGAGAAGAATTTGTAGAGTTTTATAAGTCATTGACTCAGCGTCCTGAGGTGCAGGAACTGTTTGAAAAGTTTTCATCTGATGGGCAGAAGCTGACCCTGCTGGAATTTGTGGATTTTCTCCAAGAGGAGCAGAAAGAAGGAGAACGGGCTTCTGACCTTGCTCTAGAACTTATCGACTGCTATGAGCCTTCAGATAGCG GCAAACTGCGGCATGTGCTGAGCATGGATGGCTTCCTCAGCTACCTCTACTCGAAGGACGGAGACATCTTCAATCCGACCTGCCTCCCCATCTACCAGGATATGACTCAGCCCCTGAACCAGTACTACATCAGCAGCTCCCACAACACCTACCTAGTGGGAGACCAGCTTTGTGGCCAGAGCAGCGTGGAGGGATACATACG GGCCCTGAAGCGGGGATGCCGCTGCGTGGAGGTGGATATATGGGATGGACCTAGCGGGGAACCTATTGTTTACCACGGACACACGTTGACCTCTCGCATCCCGTTCAAAGACGTTGTGGCCGCCATTGGACAGTATGCCTTCCAG aCATCAGACTATCCAGTCATCTTGTCCCTGGAGAACCACTGCAGCTGGGAACAGCAGGAGATCATAGCACGCCATCTGACGGAGATCCTGGGGAATCAGCTACTGAGCACCACCTTGGATGGGCATCTTCCCACTCAGCTGCCCTCCCCTGAG GAGCTTCGGAGGAAGATCCTTGTGAAGGGAAAGAAGTTAAAAACGCTTGAGGAGGAtcttgaggaagaggaggaggagccagagTCTGAACTGGAGGAGGCTGAGCTGCAGCTGGAGGCCCAGATGGAGTCTGAGCCCCAGGAGTTGAGCCCTCGCAGTAAGGACAAAAGGAAG AAATCCAAGCCCATCTTATGTCCATCCCTCTCTGCCCTGGTTGTCTACTTGAAGGCTGTCACATTCTACAGCTTCACTCATTCGAGGGAGCACTACCGCTTCTATGAAACATCATCTTTCTCTGAAGCCAAGGCCAAGAGCCTCATCAAGGAGGCTG GCAATGAGTTTGTGCTGCACAATACCTGGCAGTTAAGCCGTGTATATCCCAGTGGCCTGAGGACAGATTCATCCAACTACAACCCCCAGGAGTTCTGGAATGCAGGCTGCCAGATGG TGGCTCTGAATATGCAGACTGCGGGGCTTGAGATGGACCTGTGTGATGGGCTCTTCCGCCAGAACGCTGGCTCTGGCTACGTGCTGAAGCCAGACTTCCTGCGTGACGCCCAGAGTTCCTTCCACCCTGAGAGGCCCATCAGTCCGTTCAAAGCCCAGACCCTCCTAATCCAG GTAATCAGTGGGCAGCAACTCCCCAAAGTGGACAAGACCAAAGAGGAGTCCATTGTGGATCCACTGGTAAGAGTGGAGATCTTTGGCGTCCGCCCAGACACAAGCCGGCAAGAGACCAGCTACGTGGAGAACAATG GTTTTAATCCatactgggggcagacactgtGCTTCCGGGTCCTGGTACCTGAACTGGCCCTGCTGCGTTTTGTGGTAAAAGACTATGACTGGAAATCCCGAAACGATTTCATTGGTCAGTACACCCTGCCTTGGAACTGCATGCAACAAG gggacacggattcgagccctggtcagggaagatcccacatgccgcggagcaactaa
- the PLCD4 gene encoding 1-phosphatidylinositol 4,5-bisphosphate phosphodiesterase delta-4 isoform X2: MASLLQGRLPVNQDLLLMQKGTLMRKVRSKSWKKLRYFRLQDDGMTVWHARQAGGRAKPSFSISDVDTVREGHESELLRNLAEEFPLEQGFTIVFHGRRSNLDLVANSVEEAQIWMQGLQLLVDFVTSMDQQERLDQPGWLSDWFQHGDKNQDGRMTFGEVQRLLHLMNVEMDQDHAFQLFQRADASQSGTLEGEEFVEFYKSLTQRPEVQELFEKFSSDGQKLTLLEFVDFLQEEQKEGERASDLALELIDCYEPSDSGKLRHVLSMDGFLSYLYSKDGDIFNPTCLPIYQDMTQPLNQYYISSSHNTYLVGDQLCGQSSVEGYIRALKRGCRCVEVDIWDGPSGEPIVYHGHTLTSRIPFKDVVAAIGQYAFQTSDYPVILSLENHCSWEQQEIIARHLTEILGNQLLSTTLDGHLPTQLPSPEELRRKILVKGKKLKTLEEDLEEEEEEPESELEEAELQLEAQMESEPQELSPRSKDKRKKSKPILCPSLSALVVYLKAVTFYSFTHSREHYRFYETSSFSEAKAKSLIKEAGNEFVLHNTWQLSRVYPSGLRTDSSNYNPQEFWNAGCQMVALNMQTAGLEMDLCDGLFRQNAGSGYVLKPDFLRDAQSSFHPERPISPFKAQTLLIQVISGQQLPKVDKTKEESIVDPLVRVEIFGVRPDTSRQETSYVENNGFNPYWGQTLCFRVLVPELALLRFVVKDYDWKSRNDFIGQYTLPWNCMQQGYRHIHLLSKDGISLHPASIFVHICTREGLEGVES, from the exons ATGGCGTCCCTGCTGCAAGGCC GGCTGCCTGTTAATCAAGACCTGCTGCTGATGCAGAAAGGCACGCTGATGCGCAAGGTGAGGTCCAAAAGCTGGAAGAAGCTAAGATACTTCAGACTTCAGGACGATGGCATGACAGTCTGGCATGCCCGGCAGGCCGGAGGCAGGGCCAAGCCCAGCT TCTCAATATCCGATGTGGACACAGTGCGTGAGGGCCACGAGTCTGAGTTGCTGCGAAACCTGGCAGAGGAGTTCCCCCTGGAGCAGGGCTTCACCATCGTCTTCCATGGCCGCCGCTCCAACTTGGACCTGGTGGCCAACAGTGTCGAGGAGGCCCAGATCTGGATGCAGGGGCTCCAGCTGTTGGTGGACTTTGTCACCAGCATGGACCAACAGGAGCGGCTGGACCA ACCTGGATGGCTGAGTGATTGGTTCCAGCACGGAGACAAAAACCAGGATGGTCGGATGACTTTCGGAGAAGTCCAGCGGTTACTGCACCTGATGAATGTGGAAATGGACCAAGACCATGCCTTCCAGCTTTTCCAG AGAGCAGATGCATCCCAGTCTGGGACTCTGGAGGGAGAAGAATTTGTAGAGTTTTATAAGTCATTGACTCAGCGTCCTGAGGTGCAGGAACTGTTTGAAAAGTTTTCATCTGATGGGCAGAAGCTGACCCTGCTGGAATTTGTGGATTTTCTCCAAGAGGAGCAGAAAGAAGGAGAACGGGCTTCTGACCTTGCTCTAGAACTTATCGACTGCTATGAGCCTTCAGATAGCG GCAAACTGCGGCATGTGCTGAGCATGGATGGCTTCCTCAGCTACCTCTACTCGAAGGACGGAGACATCTTCAATCCGACCTGCCTCCCCATCTACCAGGATATGACTCAGCCCCTGAACCAGTACTACATCAGCAGCTCCCACAACACCTACCTAGTGGGAGACCAGCTTTGTGGCCAGAGCAGCGTGGAGGGATACATACG GGCCCTGAAGCGGGGATGCCGCTGCGTGGAGGTGGATATATGGGATGGACCTAGCGGGGAACCTATTGTTTACCACGGACACACGTTGACCTCTCGCATCCCGTTCAAAGACGTTGTGGCCGCCATTGGACAGTATGCCTTCCAG aCATCAGACTATCCAGTCATCTTGTCCCTGGAGAACCACTGCAGCTGGGAACAGCAGGAGATCATAGCACGCCATCTGACGGAGATCCTGGGGAATCAGCTACTGAGCACCACCTTGGATGGGCATCTTCCCACTCAGCTGCCCTCCCCTGAG GAGCTTCGGAGGAAGATCCTTGTGAAGGGAAAGAAGTTAAAAACGCTTGAGGAGGAtcttgaggaagaggaggaggagccagagTCTGAACTGGAGGAGGCTGAGCTGCAGCTGGAGGCCCAGATGGAGTCTGAGCCCCAGGAGTTGAGCCCTCGCAGTAAGGACAAAAGGAAG AAATCCAAGCCCATCTTATGTCCATCCCTCTCTGCCCTGGTTGTCTACTTGAAGGCTGTCACATTCTACAGCTTCACTCATTCGAGGGAGCACTACCGCTTCTATGAAACATCATCTTTCTCTGAAGCCAAGGCCAAGAGCCTCATCAAGGAGGCTG GCAATGAGTTTGTGCTGCACAATACCTGGCAGTTAAGCCGTGTATATCCCAGTGGCCTGAGGACAGATTCATCCAACTACAACCCCCAGGAGTTCTGGAATGCAGGCTGCCAGATGG TGGCTCTGAATATGCAGACTGCGGGGCTTGAGATGGACCTGTGTGATGGGCTCTTCCGCCAGAACGCTGGCTCTGGCTACGTGCTGAAGCCAGACTTCCTGCGTGACGCCCAGAGTTCCTTCCACCCTGAGAGGCCCATCAGTCCGTTCAAAGCCCAGACCCTCCTAATCCAG GTAATCAGTGGGCAGCAACTCCCCAAAGTGGACAAGACCAAAGAGGAGTCCATTGTGGATCCACTGGTAAGAGTGGAGATCTTTGGCGTCCGCCCAGACACAAGCCGGCAAGAGACCAGCTACGTGGAGAACAATG GTTTTAATCCatactgggggcagacactgtGCTTCCGGGTCCTGGTACCTGAACTGGCCCTGCTGCGTTTTGTGGTAAAAGACTATGACTGGAAATCCCGAAACGATTTCATTGGTCAGTACACCCTGCCTTGGAACTGCATGCAACAAG GTTACCGCCACATACACTTGCTCTCCAAGGATGGCATCAGCCTCCATCCAGCCTCCATCTTTGTGCACATCTGCACCCGGGAAGGGCTAGAGGGGGTTGAATCTTAA
- the PLCD4 gene encoding 1-phosphatidylinositol 4,5-bisphosphate phosphodiesterase delta-4 isoform X1, whose protein sequence is MASLLQGRLPVNQDLLLMQKGTLMRKVRSKSWKKLRYFRLQDDGMTVWHARQAGGRAKPSFSISDVDTVREGHESELLRNLAEEFPLEQGFTIVFHGRRSNLDLVANSVEEAQIWMQGLQLLVDFVTSMDQQERLDQPGWLSDWFQHGDKNQDGRMTFGEVQRLLHLMNVEMDQDHAFQLFQRADASQSGTLEGEEFVEFYKSLTQRPEVQELFEKFSSDGQKLTLLEFVDFLQEEQKEGERASDLALELIDCYEPSDSGKLRHVLSMDGFLSYLYSKDGDIFNPTCLPIYQDMTQPLNQYYISSSHNTYLVGDQLCGQSSVEGYIRALKRGCRCVEVDIWDGPSGEPIVYHGHTLTSRIPFKDVVAAIGQYAFQTSDYPVILSLENHCSWEQQEIIARHLTEILGNQLLSTTLDGHLPTQLPSPEELRRKILVKGKKLKTLEEDLEEEEEEPESELEEAELQLEAQMESEPQELSPRSKDKRKKSKPILCPSLSALVVYLKAVTFYSFTHSREHYRFYETSSFSEAKAKSLIKEAGNEFVLHNTWQLSRVYPSGLRTDSSNYNPQEFWNAGCQMVALNMQTAGLEMDLCDGLFRQNAGSGYVLKPDFLRDAQSSFHPERPISPFKAQTLLIQVISGQQLPKVDKTKEESIVDPLVRVEIFGVRPDTSRQETSYVENNGFNPYWGQTLCFRVLVPELALLRFVVKDYDWKSRNDFIGQYTLPWNCMQQGEPVLPPLARTPALAAFLILSPAPLSRLPPHTLALQGWHQPPSSLHLCAHLHPGRARGG, encoded by the exons ATGGCGTCCCTGCTGCAAGGCC GGCTGCCTGTTAATCAAGACCTGCTGCTGATGCAGAAAGGCACGCTGATGCGCAAGGTGAGGTCCAAAAGCTGGAAGAAGCTAAGATACTTCAGACTTCAGGACGATGGCATGACAGTCTGGCATGCCCGGCAGGCCGGAGGCAGGGCCAAGCCCAGCT TCTCAATATCCGATGTGGACACAGTGCGTGAGGGCCACGAGTCTGAGTTGCTGCGAAACCTGGCAGAGGAGTTCCCCCTGGAGCAGGGCTTCACCATCGTCTTCCATGGCCGCCGCTCCAACTTGGACCTGGTGGCCAACAGTGTCGAGGAGGCCCAGATCTGGATGCAGGGGCTCCAGCTGTTGGTGGACTTTGTCACCAGCATGGACCAACAGGAGCGGCTGGACCA ACCTGGATGGCTGAGTGATTGGTTCCAGCACGGAGACAAAAACCAGGATGGTCGGATGACTTTCGGAGAAGTCCAGCGGTTACTGCACCTGATGAATGTGGAAATGGACCAAGACCATGCCTTCCAGCTTTTCCAG AGAGCAGATGCATCCCAGTCTGGGACTCTGGAGGGAGAAGAATTTGTAGAGTTTTATAAGTCATTGACTCAGCGTCCTGAGGTGCAGGAACTGTTTGAAAAGTTTTCATCTGATGGGCAGAAGCTGACCCTGCTGGAATTTGTGGATTTTCTCCAAGAGGAGCAGAAAGAAGGAGAACGGGCTTCTGACCTTGCTCTAGAACTTATCGACTGCTATGAGCCTTCAGATAGCG GCAAACTGCGGCATGTGCTGAGCATGGATGGCTTCCTCAGCTACCTCTACTCGAAGGACGGAGACATCTTCAATCCGACCTGCCTCCCCATCTACCAGGATATGACTCAGCCCCTGAACCAGTACTACATCAGCAGCTCCCACAACACCTACCTAGTGGGAGACCAGCTTTGTGGCCAGAGCAGCGTGGAGGGATACATACG GGCCCTGAAGCGGGGATGCCGCTGCGTGGAGGTGGATATATGGGATGGACCTAGCGGGGAACCTATTGTTTACCACGGACACACGTTGACCTCTCGCATCCCGTTCAAAGACGTTGTGGCCGCCATTGGACAGTATGCCTTCCAG aCATCAGACTATCCAGTCATCTTGTCCCTGGAGAACCACTGCAGCTGGGAACAGCAGGAGATCATAGCACGCCATCTGACGGAGATCCTGGGGAATCAGCTACTGAGCACCACCTTGGATGGGCATCTTCCCACTCAGCTGCCCTCCCCTGAG GAGCTTCGGAGGAAGATCCTTGTGAAGGGAAAGAAGTTAAAAACGCTTGAGGAGGAtcttgaggaagaggaggaggagccagagTCTGAACTGGAGGAGGCTGAGCTGCAGCTGGAGGCCCAGATGGAGTCTGAGCCCCAGGAGTTGAGCCCTCGCAGTAAGGACAAAAGGAAG AAATCCAAGCCCATCTTATGTCCATCCCTCTCTGCCCTGGTTGTCTACTTGAAGGCTGTCACATTCTACAGCTTCACTCATTCGAGGGAGCACTACCGCTTCTATGAAACATCATCTTTCTCTGAAGCCAAGGCCAAGAGCCTCATCAAGGAGGCTG GCAATGAGTTTGTGCTGCACAATACCTGGCAGTTAAGCCGTGTATATCCCAGTGGCCTGAGGACAGATTCATCCAACTACAACCCCCAGGAGTTCTGGAATGCAGGCTGCCAGATGG TGGCTCTGAATATGCAGACTGCGGGGCTTGAGATGGACCTGTGTGATGGGCTCTTCCGCCAGAACGCTGGCTCTGGCTACGTGCTGAAGCCAGACTTCCTGCGTGACGCCCAGAGTTCCTTCCACCCTGAGAGGCCCATCAGTCCGTTCAAAGCCCAGACCCTCCTAATCCAG GTAATCAGTGGGCAGCAACTCCCCAAAGTGGACAAGACCAAAGAGGAGTCCATTGTGGATCCACTGGTAAGAGTGGAGATCTTTGGCGTCCGCCCAGACACAAGCCGGCAAGAGACCAGCTACGTGGAGAACAATG GTTTTAATCCatactgggggcagacactgtGCTTCCGGGTCCTGGTACCTGAACTGGCCCTGCTGCGTTTTGTGGTAAAAGACTATGACTGGAAATCCCGAAACGATTTCATTGGTCAGTACACCCTGCCTTGGAACTGCATGCAACAAGGTGAGCCAGTCCTCCCACCCCTGGCCCGCACCCCAGCTCTGGCTGCCTTCCTAATACTGTCCCCCGCCCCCCTTTCCAGGTTACCGCCACATACACTTGCTCTCCAAGGATGGCATCAGCCTCCATCCAGCCTCCATCTTTGTGCACATCTGCACCCGGGAAGGGCTAGAGGGGGTTGA
- the PLCD4 gene encoding 1-phosphatidylinositol 4,5-bisphosphate phosphodiesterase delta-4 isoform X4, whose amino-acid sequence MASLLQGRLPVNQDLLLMQKGTLMRKVRSKSWKKLRYFRLQDDGMTVWHARQAGGRAKPSFSISDVDTVREGHESELLRNLAEEFPLEQGFTIVFHGRRSNLDLVANSVEEAQIWMQGLQLLVDFVTSMDQQERLDQPGWLSDWFQHGDKNQDGRMTFGEVQRLLHLMNVEMDQDHAFQLFQRADASQSGTLEGEEFVEFYKSLTQRPEVQELFEKFSSDGQKLTLLEFVDFLQEEQKEGERASDLALELIDCYEPSDSGKLRHVLSMDGFLSYLYSKDGDIFNPTCLPIYQDMTQPLNQYYISSSHNTYLVGDQLCGQSSVEGYIRALKRGCRCVEVDIWDGPSGEPIVYHGHTLTSRIPFKDVVAAIGQYAFQTSDYPVILSLENHCSWEQQEIIARHLTEILGNQLLSTTLDGHLPTQLPSPEELRRKILVKGKKLKTLEEDLEEEEEEPESELEEAELQLEAQMESEPQELSPRSKDKRKKSKPILCPSLSALVVYLKAVTFYSFTHSREHYRFYETSSFSEAKAKSLIKEAGNEFVLHNTWQLSRVYPSGLRTDSSNYNPQEFWNAGCQMVALNMQTAGLEMDLCDGLFRQNAGSGYVLKPDFLRDAQSSFHPERPISPFKAQTLLIQVLIHTGGRHCASGSWYLNWPCCVLW is encoded by the exons ATGGCGTCCCTGCTGCAAGGCC GGCTGCCTGTTAATCAAGACCTGCTGCTGATGCAGAAAGGCACGCTGATGCGCAAGGTGAGGTCCAAAAGCTGGAAGAAGCTAAGATACTTCAGACTTCAGGACGATGGCATGACAGTCTGGCATGCCCGGCAGGCCGGAGGCAGGGCCAAGCCCAGCT TCTCAATATCCGATGTGGACACAGTGCGTGAGGGCCACGAGTCTGAGTTGCTGCGAAACCTGGCAGAGGAGTTCCCCCTGGAGCAGGGCTTCACCATCGTCTTCCATGGCCGCCGCTCCAACTTGGACCTGGTGGCCAACAGTGTCGAGGAGGCCCAGATCTGGATGCAGGGGCTCCAGCTGTTGGTGGACTTTGTCACCAGCATGGACCAACAGGAGCGGCTGGACCA ACCTGGATGGCTGAGTGATTGGTTCCAGCACGGAGACAAAAACCAGGATGGTCGGATGACTTTCGGAGAAGTCCAGCGGTTACTGCACCTGATGAATGTGGAAATGGACCAAGACCATGCCTTCCAGCTTTTCCAG AGAGCAGATGCATCCCAGTCTGGGACTCTGGAGGGAGAAGAATTTGTAGAGTTTTATAAGTCATTGACTCAGCGTCCTGAGGTGCAGGAACTGTTTGAAAAGTTTTCATCTGATGGGCAGAAGCTGACCCTGCTGGAATTTGTGGATTTTCTCCAAGAGGAGCAGAAAGAAGGAGAACGGGCTTCTGACCTTGCTCTAGAACTTATCGACTGCTATGAGCCTTCAGATAGCG GCAAACTGCGGCATGTGCTGAGCATGGATGGCTTCCTCAGCTACCTCTACTCGAAGGACGGAGACATCTTCAATCCGACCTGCCTCCCCATCTACCAGGATATGACTCAGCCCCTGAACCAGTACTACATCAGCAGCTCCCACAACACCTACCTAGTGGGAGACCAGCTTTGTGGCCAGAGCAGCGTGGAGGGATACATACG GGCCCTGAAGCGGGGATGCCGCTGCGTGGAGGTGGATATATGGGATGGACCTAGCGGGGAACCTATTGTTTACCACGGACACACGTTGACCTCTCGCATCCCGTTCAAAGACGTTGTGGCCGCCATTGGACAGTATGCCTTCCAG aCATCAGACTATCCAGTCATCTTGTCCCTGGAGAACCACTGCAGCTGGGAACAGCAGGAGATCATAGCACGCCATCTGACGGAGATCCTGGGGAATCAGCTACTGAGCACCACCTTGGATGGGCATCTTCCCACTCAGCTGCCCTCCCCTGAG GAGCTTCGGAGGAAGATCCTTGTGAAGGGAAAGAAGTTAAAAACGCTTGAGGAGGAtcttgaggaagaggaggaggagccagagTCTGAACTGGAGGAGGCTGAGCTGCAGCTGGAGGCCCAGATGGAGTCTGAGCCCCAGGAGTTGAGCCCTCGCAGTAAGGACAAAAGGAAG AAATCCAAGCCCATCTTATGTCCATCCCTCTCTGCCCTGGTTGTCTACTTGAAGGCTGTCACATTCTACAGCTTCACTCATTCGAGGGAGCACTACCGCTTCTATGAAACATCATCTTTCTCTGAAGCCAAGGCCAAGAGCCTCATCAAGGAGGCTG GCAATGAGTTTGTGCTGCACAATACCTGGCAGTTAAGCCGTGTATATCCCAGTGGCCTGAGGACAGATTCATCCAACTACAACCCCCAGGAGTTCTGGAATGCAGGCTGCCAGATGG TGGCTCTGAATATGCAGACTGCGGGGCTTGAGATGGACCTGTGTGATGGGCTCTTCCGCCAGAACGCTGGCTCTGGCTACGTGCTGAAGCCAGACTTCCTGCGTGACGCCCAGAGTTCCTTCCACCCTGAGAGGCCCATCAGTCCGTTCAAAGCCCAGACCCTCCTAATCCAG GTTTTAATCCatactgggggcagacactgtGCTTCCGGGTCCTGGTACCTGAACTGGCCCTGCTGCGTTTTGTGGTAA